The window TCGTCCAGAATGCCGCCCTCTTCGTCGAGCAGCAGCGAATAGCGTACCGAGTTGGTCTTCAGGGTCGAAAGGTCGATGGGCAGCGCGGCCTCGATGGCCGCTTCCACGCCCTCACCCGACAGGAACAGCTGGCCCATGTGGCTGACGTCGAACAGCCCTGCATTCTCGCGGGTCCACAGGTGCTCGGCCATGATGCCTTCATACTGCACGGGCATCATGTAACCGGCGAATTCGACCATTCGGCCGCCCTTCTCGCGATGCCAGGCATCGAGCGGCAGGATCATCGGCTCCAGGGTCTCTTCGACCTGATCGTCATCATTCACGGGAAATTCGCTCAAGACACAGCTCCGCACAGCATTGGCACACCATTCCAGGTGCCCCCTCTGTCACGGAAGCCTGAGAGCTTTCCCCCACTCACCCGATGCGGGGAGCAAGGTTACACCTTCGGCGGCCACACCGTTGCCGGAGGGGCACTTTCCAGAGCGTCGCTATCGACGGGCGCGGTCCTTTTGCCTGAGAGTTTCCGGGGCGGTTGCTCCTTCGGCGCCTGCCGTTCTTCCGTAGCTTACCACAGGGGCAAGTCCCGTCCGAATCGGCGGGTCTCTCCCGCGTTGTCAGCGACGCGCAAAGCCTTGGTCGAGCGCGCAACGCAAGTCAACGTCCGCGAGACGCAAGCGCGCGCAATTTCCACGACCCGATCAGGCCGCCTCGCGCAAGAGGGTGTCAACCGCGTCCCAGTCATGCACGAACACGCCCGGCTCGCGCTGGCGGGTCAGCGCAAGCATCGCGGCGGCAAGACGTCGTGCAGGCATCGAGCGGAACCGGCGCCATTGTCCGCGCAGGATTGCAAGGTCCACGGCAGGCGCGGTGATGCGGGCAACCAGTTCCATGGGCCTGAACTCGCTGCGAGGCCCACGCAGAACGCCGGGGCGCATCACATCGACGCGAGCAAAGCCGAGCGCCTGCACCGCCTGTTCGACCTCGCCCTTGGTGCGCAGGTAGAAGTTGCCGCTGGCGGCATCGGCGCCGGTTGAGGAAACGAGGATAAAGTGGTCTGCCCCCGCCTCCCGCGCGGCTCTCGCAAGATCGAGCACGAGATCGTGATCGACTGCGCGGAAGGCTTCTTTCGATCCGGCCTTGCGCAACGTGGTGCCCAGCGCGCAGATCACGACATCGGGACGGGCTGCACGGACGAGATCGGGCCAGCCGGACGGCTCGTCCAGCAGAACCTCCATACGCGCCCCTTCCGGCAGCGGAATTTCCCGACGCGAAATGGCCGTCAGGCGCAGGCCAGGAGCCTTCGCGCCCGCCGCGATCACCGCCTGCCCCACCAGCCCGGACGCGCCGAGCAGGCAGATACGCAAGGAAGCGGAGGAACGCTCCTCCGCCCCTTCGCGGTCGTCAGACATTGCGCAGGACTTCGGGCGTGCGCTCGTAGATCTCGGCATGGCGGGCGATGGCGAAGCGGTCGGTCATACCGGCGATGTAATCGGCGATATGGCGGCTGCGCTCGGGCTCGTGGCGGGGCAGCGTGTCGATCCACTCCTCGTCCATCAGCACGGGGTCCTGCGAATAGGCGGAGTAGAGTTCCGCCAGCAGCGCACGCGCCCGGCGCGCCGTTTCCAGCTGCTCCGGGTGGAAATAAAGCTTCTCGTACATGAAGCGCTTGAAGGCGCGCTCGCCCTCCTCGACTTCGGGCGAAAACGCGATCAGCTGGCGCCCGGCCTGCCGCACCTCGTCGACCGAGGTGATGCCGACCAGACGCCGCGCGCTTTCTTCCAGCAGGTCATTGACCATCACGCCGATCTGGCTGCGGATCAGTTCCGAGAGCTGGCGATTGCGCGGAACGCCCGGATAGCGCTTCTCGACCGCCGCCCACTGCTGCGCCACGAACGGATGGGCGAGCACTTCGTCGAGGTTGAGGAACCCGGCGCGCAGGCCATCGTCGATATCGTGGTTGTCGTAGGCGATATCGTCGGACAGCGCCGCGACCTGCGCCTCCAGCGAAGCGTGCGAGCCGAGATCGAGGTTATAGGCCGCGTCGAGTTCGGTCAGCGCCCAGCCGGGATCGAGCACCGGGCCGTTGTGCTTGGCGAGGCCCTCCAGCGTTTCCCACGTCAGGTTCAATCCGTCGTGCTCGCAATAGGGGCTTTCCAGCCGCATCAGCGTGCGCAGGCTCTGGGCGTTATGGTCGAAGCCACCGGCATGGACGAGCGCGGCGTTGAGCGCATCCTCACCCGCATGGCCGAACGGCGCGTGGCCGATATCGTGGGCCAGCGCCAGCGCTTCGGCCAGATCCTCGTCGAGGTTCATCGCGCGGGCGATCACGCGGGCGATCTGCGCGACTTCGAGGCTGTGCGTCAGGCGAACGCGGTAATGATCGCCATCGGGTGCGACGAAGACCTGCGTCTTGTAGCGCAGGCGACGGAACGCGATCGAATGGATGATCCGGTCGCGATCGCGCTGATAGTCGCTGCGCGGCCCGCGCGAAAGCGAGCCCTCGATGGTGAACTCACGCCCGCGCGAGTGCGCAGGATCGGACGCGTAAGGGGCTCTTGCCAAGATATGTTACCCCAGGATCCAGTCGACCGCCGCTTCCGCATGGATGCGGGTGCAGTCGTAGACCGGCAGGACATTGGCATCGACATCGACGATCATGGCGAGTTCAGTGCAGCCCAGCACGATGGCCTGCGCGCCTTCCTGCGCGAGGTTGGTGACGATGGTCTTGAGGTCGCGCTCCGACTGGCGCGTCACTTTGCCGAGCATCAGCTCATCGTAGATGATCTTGTCCAGCGCCTCGACGCGGGTCAGCACCGGCGGCAACAGTTCGATGTCGCGCGCGATCAGCTTCTGACGATAGAAGCTCTCCAGCATCACGTTGCGCGTGCCGATCAGCCCGGCGAGGCCGACCTTGTCCGACACCATGCGTTCGGCCACGCATTCGGCGATGTGCAGCACCGGCACCGAAACCGCCGCTGCGACCTTGTCGTAGACCTTGTGCATCGAATTGGCGCCGATCAGCACGGAGGTCGCGCCTGCCGCTTCAAGCCGCTGTGCCGCGCTGGCCAGTTCGTCTCCGGCCCGTGCCCAGTCATCCGCGCTGGAAAGCCGGGTGAGCCCTGCGGCATCGAGGCTCTCGATCACCATGGGGCGGAATGGTTCGCGCCGATGCGGCTCTGCACGCCGCGATTGATGGCATCGTAGTAGGTTTGGGTCGAGTACCAGCTGAGACCGCCGATCAGGCCGATTTTCCGCAAGGGAGCAGATCCTTTCGCGTTGGGATGGTCGCAATCGATACCGCACCTAACCGGGCACGGGGCCGAGGTCCATTCCCTAACGCGCGGTTTGCACCGAACAGACGACGGCAGACTTCACCGTGACGCGGACCACTTCGGGATCGTCGATGCGCGCGGCCAGCAGCGCAAGGTCGGACATGCTGGCGTGCCCTGCGCCCTTCAGCGCCTTGAGCTTCTTGAGCTGCTTGACGGTCAGGCGGTCGGTCATGCGCTGGGCCATGCATTCGGCGGTCGGCGGCGGCACGCCAGCCTCGACCAGCGAGTCCCGGACGTGCGAATAGGCGATGCGCGAGGCGCATCCCGAGAGCGAAAGGCCCGCAGCGATCGCAAGCGCAGAGGCGATCAGGGGCAAAGGGGCAATACGCATGAAGGCTCCTGTGGCAGGCGAGGCGAGTCGCACGCAAGGCCTCTCATTGCGCGGGTCTGCATTGCCGCAGGATGAGCGAGTGTTACGAGGTGAGCAGAAACACCACGAAGGCGACAATCAGCAGGATGATCGGCACGGTCCAGCCCAGCACTTTCAGGAAACTGTGATAGGTCTGCTGCGCGGCAGCGATGCTCTTGTCGGGTGTCATGGCCTTATCCGCTCTCCCAAGCCGGAACTGGGGTGATGCTATGCCTGTGGAACTGCGGCGGCAAGGTGGATCTGAGCCGCGCGCTTCGCGGTTGCCCCTGTGCTTAATCCGGTATTTACTCCCCGTAAGCTAAGGCCGTTACAACATTGGCGGGTCGCGGACGAAGAAACAGGGATCATGGCTGAAATCGAGCAGCGCCTCTTGATGCTGATTGACGATGAACCGGGACAGAGCCGGCTCATCTCCGCGCTTGCTGCACGCGAAGGCTGGCGCTGCCTGCTCGTGCGCGATGCCGAGACGGCGATCGCCACGCTGGGCACGCGTGAGGGGATGCGCCTATCCGCGATCATTCTGGACCAGTGGGTGCCGGGCGACGATGCCTGTGCGCTGATTGCCGAATTGAAAGCCCGCCGCCCGGCGCTGCCGATCCTGATGCTGACTGCCAGCACCTCGCCGCTGCTTGCGGTCGAGGCGATGCGTGCGGGCGCGACGGATTATCTCGTGAAGCCCGTCGCGCCCGACCGCCTGATGCATGCGCTGCGGGCCGCGACCATGCTGGAGGCGCCGCGCGACGAACTGGCGCCGCTGACCGAAAAGCTGATGCTCAGCCCCGATTTCGAGTCGATGGTCGGCGCCGCCCCCACTTTCCGCAAGGCGCTGGCTGTCGCCGCCAAGGCGGCGCGCGGCCACGGCGCGGTGCTGGTCGAGGGCGAGAGCGGCAGCGGCAAGGAAATGCTGATCCGCTCCATGCATGCGGCCTCACCACGCGCGAAGATGCCGCTGCGGATCGTGAATCTCGGCGGCGTTCCGGCAAGCTCGGTGGAGTCGGTGCTGTTCGGTCATGAGAAAGGGGCTTTCCCCGGTGCGTTCGACC of the Novosphingobium sp. 9 genome contains:
- a CDS encoding aspartate/glutamate racemase family protein gives rise to the protein MVIESLDAAGLTRLSSADDWARAGDELASAAQRLEAAGATSVLIGANSMHKVYDKVAAAVSVPVLHIAECVAERMVSDKVGLAGLIGTRNVMLESFYRQKLIARDIELLPPVLTRVEALDKIIYDELMLGKVTRQSERDLKTIVTNLAQEGAQAIVLGCTELAMIVDVDANVLPVYDCTRIHAEAAVDWILG
- a CDS encoding NAD(P)H-binding protein — protein: MSDDREGAEERSSASLRICLLGASGLVGQAVIAAGAKAPGLRLTAISRREIPLPEGARMEVLLDEPSGWPDLVRAARPDVVICALGTTLRKAGSKEAFRAVDHDLVLDLARAAREAGADHFILVSSTGADAASGNFYLRTKGEVEQAVQALGFARVDVMRPGVLRGPRSEFRPMELVARITAPAVDLAILRGQWRRFRSMPARRLAAAMLALTRQREPGVFVHDWDAVDTLLREAA
- a CDS encoding deoxyguanosinetriphosphate triphosphohydrolase, which translates into the protein MARAPYASDPAHSRGREFTIEGSLSRGPRSDYQRDRDRIIHSIAFRRLRYKTQVFVAPDGDHYRVRLTHSLEVAQIARVIARAMNLDEDLAEALALAHDIGHAPFGHAGEDALNAALVHAGGFDHNAQSLRTLMRLESPYCEHDGLNLTWETLEGLAKHNGPVLDPGWALTELDAAYNLDLGSHASLEAQVAALSDDIAYDNHDIDDGLRAGFLNLDEVLAHPFVAQQWAAVEKRYPGVPRNRQLSELIRSQIGVMVNDLLEESARRLVGITSVDEVRQAGRQLIAFSPEVEEGERAFKRFMYEKLYFHPEQLETARRARALLAELYSAYSQDPVLMDEEWIDTLPRHEPERSRHIADYIAGMTDRFAIARHAEIYERTPEVLRNV